One Miscanthus floridulus cultivar M001 chromosome 11, ASM1932011v1, whole genome shotgun sequence DNA window includes the following coding sequences:
- the LOC136493494 gene encoding protein IQ-DOMAIN 22-like, protein MGWAPRWLRGLLGGGRKGAETKPVKEKKRWGFGKSFREKPPAPAPARPPTPPVQPTATPRRGYVAAPDEADDEQSKRAIAVAAATAAVAEAAVAAAQAAAAVVRLTSSGRCAPAAATKREEWAAVRIQAAFRGYLARRALKALRGLVKLQALVRGNIVRRQAAETLRCMHALARVQARARAIRSQHVAAHPDPPTPEKYDQAGAPRHGRSGSLKANASKTPGGERLGRERSESCGRNWLDRWVEERYMDDEKNAKILEVDNGKPGRYASKRRGGGGNHHHQSPCSTMTSDQNSRSYATMPESPSKDSTTAQQSVPSPSSVGMGEALSPLRMPVDIAELCDSPQFFSATSRPGSSRRGPFTPTTKSECSRSLFGGYSDYPNYMANTESFRAKARSQSAPKQRPQYEKSSSLRKASAHAFGTGPCAPTAGAAAAAQRSAASLHAKFTNKAYPGSGRLDRLGMPVRY, encoded by the exons ATGGGCTGGGCGCCCAGGTGGCTGCGCGGGCTGCTCGGCGGCGGCAGGAAGGGCGCCGAGACAAAGCCGGTGAAGGAGAAGAAGCGCTGGGGATTCGGAAAGTCCTTCCGGGAAAAGCCCCCCGCTCCAGCGCCGGCGCGGCCTCCGACGCCTCCGGTGCAGCCCACGGCGACGCCTCGCCGGGGGTATGTGGCGGCGCCGGATGAGGCGGACGACGAGCAGAGCAAGCGTGCTATCGCGGTggccgcggcgacggcggccgtGGCAGAGGCCGCCGTCGCTGCCGCCCAGGCGGCCGCCGCCGTGGTGCGGTTGACGAGCAGCGGGCGGTGCGCGCCGGCCGCCGCCACGAAGCGGGAGGAGTGGGCGGCTGTTCGGATCCAGGCCGCTTTCCGTGGCTACCTG GCGAGGCGAGCGCTGAAGGCGTTGCGGGGGCTGGTGAAGCTGCAGGCGCTGGTCCGGGGCAACATTGTGCGGCGGCAGGCGGCGGAGACGCTGCGATGCATGCACGCGCTCGCTCGCGTCCAGGCGCGTGCTCGCGCAATTCGCTCGCAGCATGTTGCGGCTCATCCG GATCCACCAACGCCGGAGAAGTACGATCAGGCGGGTGCGCCCAGGCACGGCCGTTCCGGCTCTCTGAAG GCAAACGCTTCGAAGACACCGGGCGGCGAGAGGCTGGGCAGGGAGAGGTCGGAATCTTGCGGGAGGAATTGGCTGGACCGCTGGGTGGAGGAGAGGTACATGGACGACGAGAAGAACGCCAAGATCCTCGAAGTGGACAACGGCAAGCCAGGGCGGTATGCTTCCAagaggcgcggcggcggcggcaaccatCATCACCAGTCGCCGTGCTCGACGATGACCTCTGACCAGAACAGCCGGAGCTACGCGACCATGCCGGAGTCCCCGTCCAAGGACTCCACGACCGCGCAGCAGTCGGTGCCGAGCCCGTCGTCGGTCGGCATGGGCGAGGCCCTGAGCCCGCTGCGCATGCCCGTGGACATCGCCGAGCTCTGCGACAGCCCTCAGTTCTTCTCGGCGACGTCGCGGCCCGGGAGCTCGAGGAGGGGCCCGTTCACGCCGACGACCAAGAGCGAGTGCTCGCGCAGCCTCTTCGGTGGCTACTCCGACTACCCCAACTACATGGCGAACACCGAGTCGTTCCGCGCCAAGGCGCGTTCCCAGAGCGCGCCTAAGCAGAGGCCGCAGTACGAGAAGTCCAGCTCCCTCCGCAAGGCGTCGGCGCACGCCTTCGGGACGGGGCCGTGCGCGCCGAcggccggggcggcggcggcggcgcagaggTCGGCGGCCTCACTGCACGCCAAGTTCACCAACAAGGCGTATCCGGGCTCTGGAAGATTGGATCGACTTGGCATGCCGGTCAGGTACTGA